One Tomitella gaofuii DNA segment encodes these proteins:
- a CDS encoding PhoX family protein — MVERNRRSLPMAGLARGKRSPVTCQYKCANACTRPVCNDSPNEYFRDIVSAGFSRRRLLGAGAVGAMAVTLAACGSSGAATTGSLGSAAGSGGGAGATGGPLAFAPIAPVDKSVDAVTVPGGYDWRPILRWGDPLFSDAPEFNLHAQSAKAQARQFGYNNDYLEILRTKDGRKALLYCNHEYVNPDLMFPETGGPAEAERHGIAKAAHGGSVVELERASAREPWTYVRGGRLNRRITADTEFELTGPAAGSEMMMTADDPSGRRVRGMIGNCAGGTTPWGTILSGEENFDGYFRAQGASAEEKRYGLNPEETSNGWEKTDRRFDARQDGFRNEPNRFGYIVEIDPNDPSSTPVKHTALGRMKHEGATVALARNGKAVAYMGDDERFDYLYKFVSRRKYREGDRAHNKKLLTEGDLYVARFQGDSDPAQIDGSGALPSDGRFDGSGTWLPLVKNGRSAVPGMSVEQVLVFTRMAADKVGATKMDRCEDVEPNPKTGRVYVACTNNTQRGTDGRAGADEANPRHENRDGHVVEIEEAGGDATAEKFGWNLLLVCGDPATNEATYFSGYPADKVSAISCPDNLAFDRSGNLWISTDGAPGTIGYNDGLFRVTLDGDRRGRVEQFLAVPREAETCGPLIHEEEGNVFVAVQHPGEDGSFAQPHSLFPDYVTGAPKPGQVAAPRPSVVQVFRTA, encoded by the coding sequence ATGGTGGAGCGGAACCGGCGATCGTTGCCGATGGCAGGGCTGGCGCGCGGCAAGCGCAGCCCGGTGACCTGCCAGTACAAGTGCGCGAATGCCTGCACCCGGCCGGTGTGCAACGACTCGCCCAACGAGTACTTCCGTGACATCGTCTCGGCCGGGTTCTCGCGGCGCCGGCTGCTGGGGGCGGGCGCCGTGGGTGCGATGGCGGTGACGCTCGCCGCGTGCGGTTCCAGCGGGGCGGCCACGACGGGGTCGCTCGGCAGTGCCGCGGGTTCCGGCGGCGGGGCGGGCGCGACGGGCGGCCCGTTGGCGTTCGCCCCCATCGCACCGGTGGACAAGTCCGTCGACGCCGTCACCGTCCCGGGCGGATACGACTGGCGGCCGATCCTGCGCTGGGGCGACCCGTTGTTCAGCGATGCACCGGAGTTCAACCTGCATGCGCAGTCCGCGAAGGCCCAGGCGCGCCAGTTCGGCTATAACAACGACTACTTGGAGATCCTACGCACCAAGGACGGGCGCAAGGCGTTGCTGTACTGCAACCACGAATACGTCAACCCGGACCTGATGTTCCCGGAGACCGGTGGTCCGGCGGAGGCCGAGCGGCACGGCATCGCGAAGGCGGCACACGGCGGTTCCGTGGTGGAGCTCGAGCGCGCGTCGGCGCGCGAACCGTGGACGTACGTGCGCGGCGGGCGACTGAACCGGCGGATCACGGCGGACACGGAGTTCGAGCTGACCGGCCCCGCAGCGGGTTCGGAGATGATGATGACGGCCGACGATCCGTCCGGGCGGCGGGTGCGTGGGATGATCGGCAACTGCGCCGGCGGCACCACCCCGTGGGGCACGATCCTGTCCGGCGAGGAGAACTTCGACGGGTACTTCCGCGCCCAGGGCGCCAGCGCCGAGGAGAAGCGGTACGGTCTCAACCCCGAGGAGACGTCGAACGGGTGGGAGAAGACCGACCGCCGATTCGACGCCCGGCAGGACGGGTTCCGCAACGAGCCCAACAGGTTCGGCTACATCGTCGAGATCGACCCGAACGATCCGTCGTCGACGCCGGTGAAGCACACCGCGCTGGGCCGGATGAAGCACGAGGGCGCGACGGTGGCGCTGGCGCGTAACGGCAAAGCGGTGGCCTACATGGGCGACGACGAGCGTTTCGACTACCTCTACAAGTTCGTCTCCCGACGCAAGTACCGGGAGGGCGATCGCGCCCACAATAAGAAGCTCCTCACCGAAGGGGATCTGTATGTGGCGCGGTTCCAGGGCGATTCGGATCCGGCGCAGATCGACGGCAGCGGGGCGCTCCCGTCCGACGGCCGGTTCGACGGCTCCGGCACGTGGCTGCCGCTGGTCAAGAACGGCAGATCCGCGGTGCCCGGGATGTCCGTCGAGCAGGTGCTCGTGTTCACGCGGATGGCCGCGGACAAGGTGGGCGCCACCAAGATGGATCGCTGCGAGGACGTCGAGCCCAACCCCAAGACGGGACGCGTCTACGTGGCCTGCACCAACAACACCCAGCGCGGCACGGACGGCAGGGCCGGCGCCGACGAGGCCAACCCGCGGCACGAGAACCGCGACGGGCACGTCGTGGAGATCGAGGAGGCGGGCGGCGACGCCACGGCGGAGAAGTTCGGATGGAACCTGCTGCTGGTGTGCGGTGATCCGGCGACGAACGAGGCAACCTATTTCAGCGGCTATCCGGCGGACAAGGTCTCGGCGATCTCGTGCCCGGACAACCTGGCGTTCGACCGCTCGGGCAACCTGTGGATCTCCACCGACGGCGCGCCGGGCACCATCGGCTACAACGACGGGCTGTTCCGCGTGACGCTCGACGGGGACCGCCGCGGGCGGGTCGAGCAGTTCCTCGCCGTCCCCCGCGAGGCCGAGACCTGCGGCCCGCTCATCCATGAGGAGGAGGGCAACGTGTTCGTAGCCGTGCAGCACCCGGGCGAGGACGGGTCTTTCGCCCAGCCGCACTCGCTGTTCCCCGACTACGTCACGGGCGCGCCGAAGCCCGGCCAGGTCGCGGCGCCCCGGCCGTCGGTGGTGCAGGTGTTCCGCACGGCGTGA
- a CDS encoding metallopeptidase family protein, with product MPITVSEERFEELVSDALDTLPEKLIAAVDNVVVLVEDRNPDEPDILGLYEGVALTERDSWYAGSLPDAIFIYRAPLMAMCDDEDELVHEVRVTVIHEFAHHFGIDDEQLHQLGWA from the coding sequence GTGCCGATCACTGTGAGCGAGGAACGTTTCGAGGAGCTGGTCTCGGACGCGCTGGACACCCTGCCGGAGAAGCTGATCGCGGCAGTGGACAACGTCGTCGTGCTGGTGGAGGACCGCAACCCCGACGAGCCGGACATCCTGGGCTTGTACGAGGGCGTGGCGCTCACCGAGCGTGACAGTTGGTACGCGGGTTCGCTGCCGGACGCCATCTTCATCTACCGCGCGCCGCTGATGGCGATGTGCGACGACGAGGACGAGCTGGTGCACGAGGTGCGGGTGACGGTGATCCACGAGTTCGCGCACCACTTCGGCATCGACGACGAGCAGCTGCACCAGCTCGGCTGGGCCTGA
- a CDS encoding septum formation family protein has translation MSLFRRRRSHPDTAAHDDAAHDDAAHDDAAHDAVSGDAAARDADAGAAYAWPGGRPHFDEDAELDAPAEPAPQHHPHLTAQNMRRSLILVALGSLAAAVITLVSTGNLDSVFGSSEPSVAANAGDAPVKTGSAEGPAFGGARPGTCLTWQDQENPEITEVDCAQPHLFEVAQRVDLSDFPSSEFGPHAQVTDAQRYATLRDSVCAPAVVRYLDGRLDPSGRFTVGLIHPGGKGWAQGERTVLCGLQETGVDGASFQPITGTVAGQDQSRVHPPGTCLGIENGLPTDPVDCASEHSVEVTGQVDLAAQFPGDWPPLDKQDEFLGETCRKISEDYVGGEDALHNTTLTVYWSTQSLPSWLAGSRKVDCTVGSGASEGAYAVLTGSATGELMIDGKVPEPKPLPPPGRAVAPPLPSAGE, from the coding sequence ATGTCCCTCTTCCGCCGCCGTCGCAGCCACCCGGATACCGCTGCACACGATGACGCAGCACACGATGACGCTGCACACGATGACGCTGCACACGACGCCGTTTCCGGCGACGCCGCCGCACGCGATGCCGATGCCGGCGCCGCTTACGCGTGGCCCGGCGGCCGCCCGCACTTCGACGAGGACGCAGAGCTGGACGCACCGGCCGAGCCCGCGCCGCAGCACCATCCGCACCTGACCGCGCAGAACATGCGGCGCTCGCTGATCCTGGTGGCGCTCGGGTCGCTGGCGGCCGCGGTGATCACGCTGGTGTCCACCGGCAACCTCGACAGCGTCTTCGGCTCGTCGGAGCCCTCGGTGGCGGCGAACGCGGGGGACGCGCCCGTCAAGACCGGCTCGGCGGAGGGGCCCGCGTTCGGCGGCGCCAGGCCCGGTACCTGTTTGACCTGGCAGGACCAGGAGAACCCGGAGATCACCGAGGTGGACTGCGCCCAGCCGCACCTGTTCGAGGTGGCGCAGCGCGTGGATCTGAGCGACTTCCCCAGCAGCGAGTTCGGGCCGCACGCCCAGGTCACCGACGCCCAGCGGTACGCCACGCTGCGCGATTCGGTGTGCGCACCCGCCGTGGTCCGCTACCTGGACGGGCGGCTGGACCCGTCGGGCCGGTTCACCGTGGGCCTGATCCACCCGGGCGGCAAGGGCTGGGCACAGGGCGAGCGCACCGTGCTGTGCGGGCTGCAGGAGACGGGGGTGGACGGCGCCTCGTTCCAGCCCATCACGGGCACCGTGGCCGGCCAGGACCAGTCGCGCGTGCATCCGCCCGGCACGTGCCTGGGCATCGAGAACGGGCTGCCGACGGATCCGGTGGACTGCGCCTCCGAACATTCCGTGGAGGTGACCGGGCAGGTGGACCTGGCCGCGCAGTTCCCGGGCGACTGGCCCCCGCTGGACAAGCAGGACGAGTTCCTGGGGGAAACCTGCCGCAAGATCAGCGAGGACTACGTGGGCGGTGAGGACGCCCTGCACAACACCACGCTCACCGTCTACTGGAGCACGCAGTCGCTGCCCAGTTGGCTGGCCGGCAGCCGCAAGGTGGACTGCACCGTCGGGTCCGGCGCGTCGGAGGGTGCGTACGCGGTGCTCACGGGTTCGGCCACAGGCGAGTTGATGATCGACGGCAAGGTGCCCGAGCCGAAGCCGCTCCCCCCGCCGGGCCGCGCGGTGGCCCCTCCGCTGCCGTCGGCCGGAGAGTAG
- the serS gene encoding serine--tRNA ligase: MIDLKFLRENPDAVRESQRTRGEDPALVDTLLEADAARRSAIAAADELRAEQKAHGRTVGKATPEERPALLERAKELSDAVKKAGADESAAKAALDEAHRAISNVVQDGAPAGGEQDFVVLEHIGEPPALDEPKDHLDLGEALGLIDMKRGSKVSGSRFYFLTGAGALLQLGLLQLAAQKAVANGFTMMIPPVLVRPEIMAGTGFLGAHSDEIYHLDEDDLYLVGTSEVPLAGYHSDEILDLSAGPQRYAGWSSCFRREAGSYGKDTRGIIRVHQFDKVEMFSYCRPEDADAEHQRLLGWEKEMLAAVEVPYRVIDVAGGDLGSSAARKFDCEAWVPSQGAYRELTSTSNCTTFQARRLSVRYRGEDGKPQIAATLNGTLATTRWIVAILENHQQPDGTVRVPAALQPFVGTDVLRPAGA, encoded by the coding sequence GTGATTGACCTGAAGTTCCTTCGCGAGAACCCCGACGCCGTGCGAGAGTCGCAGCGCACCCGCGGCGAGGACCCGGCGCTGGTGGACACGCTGCTGGAGGCGGACGCCGCACGCCGGTCCGCCATCGCCGCGGCCGACGAGCTGCGCGCGGAGCAGAAGGCGCACGGGCGCACGGTCGGCAAGGCCACGCCGGAGGAGCGTCCCGCGCTGCTGGAACGCGCCAAGGAGCTGTCCGACGCGGTCAAGAAGGCCGGCGCCGACGAGTCCGCCGCCAAGGCCGCGCTGGACGAGGCCCACCGCGCCATCTCCAACGTGGTGCAGGACGGCGCCCCGGCCGGCGGCGAGCAGGACTTCGTCGTCCTCGAGCACATCGGCGAGCCGCCCGCCCTCGACGAGCCGAAGGACCACCTGGACCTGGGCGAGGCGCTGGGCCTGATCGACATGAAGCGCGGCTCCAAGGTGTCCGGCTCGCGCTTCTACTTCCTCACCGGCGCGGGCGCGCTGCTGCAGCTGGGGCTCCTGCAGCTCGCCGCGCAGAAGGCCGTGGCGAACGGCTTCACCATGATGATCCCGCCGGTGCTGGTGCGCCCGGAGATCATGGCGGGCACCGGGTTCCTGGGCGCCCACTCGGACGAGATCTACCACCTCGACGAGGACGACCTCTACCTGGTCGGCACCTCGGAGGTCCCGCTGGCCGGCTACCACTCGGACGAGATCCTGGACCTGTCCGCCGGGCCACAGCGGTACGCAGGCTGGTCGTCGTGCTTCCGCCGCGAGGCCGGCAGCTACGGCAAGGACACCCGCGGCATCATCCGCGTCCACCAGTTCGACAAGGTGGAGATGTTCAGCTACTGCCGCCCCGAGGACGCCGACGCCGAGCACCAGCGCCTGCTGGGGTGGGAGAAGGAGATGCTCGCCGCCGTCGAGGTGCCCTACCGGGTGATCGACGTGGCGGGCGGCGACCTGGGCAGTTCCGCGGCCCGCAAGTTCGACTGCGAGGCGTGGGTCCCCAGCCAGGGCGCCTACCGCGAGCTCACCTCCACCTCCAACTGCACCACCTTCCAGGCGCGCCGCCTGAGCGTGCGGTACCGGGGCGAGGACGGCAAGCCGCAGATCGCCGCCACCCTCAACGGCACGCTGGCCACCACGCGGTGGATCGTCGCGATCCTCGAGAACCACCAGCAGCCCGACGGCACCGTGCGCGTGCCCGCCGCGCTCCAGCCGTTCGTCGGCACCGACGTGCTGCGCCCTGCGGGGGCCTGA
- a CDS encoding esterase-like activity of phytase family protein, which produces MGALTVLLTAGCGGGQAPEPAPAADAPARGSAEAAARDDGMRLLGSVTVPEGTRFQGTTVGGLSGIDYDPATGRYVVISDDRGAHGPTRAYTLDLPLGPEGRPGQPQFLSMIPLAGPDGPYAPGTSDTESVRWTPDGGVVYGSEGDAAGSLMPFLRAAGPDGSFERDYPLPPYYLPEAGPGGDQVRGMRENLGFEGLALSPDGRTLSAITENALVQDGPAAAADTPSPSRLLQLDRATGEVVGEYVYQADPLRTAGTAIGPTVAGVSAMTQVGPGAFLTVERSLALPRGFVTSIYLATTDGATDVAGASALTGDETPMSKTKLFETEGMMGNVEGITQGPDLPDGARTLVLVEDDNFGRVGSTTFHVVRVGASPGF; this is translated from the coding sequence GTGGGCGCGCTCACCGTACTGCTGACGGCGGGCTGCGGCGGCGGACAGGCACCGGAGCCGGCCCCCGCCGCCGATGCCCCCGCTCGCGGTTCTGCGGAGGCCGCCGCCCGCGACGACGGCATGCGCCTGCTCGGCTCGGTGACGGTGCCCGAAGGGACGCGGTTCCAGGGCACGACCGTCGGCGGGCTGTCCGGCATCGACTACGACCCGGCCACCGGGCGGTACGTGGTGATCAGCGACGACCGGGGCGCGCACGGGCCCACCCGCGCCTACACCCTGGACCTGCCGCTGGGCCCCGAGGGCCGGCCCGGACAGCCGCAATTCCTGTCGATGATCCCGCTCGCCGGTCCGGACGGCCCCTACGCCCCGGGCACCAGCGACACCGAATCGGTCCGTTGGACCCCCGACGGGGGAGTCGTCTACGGCAGCGAGGGCGACGCCGCCGGCAGTCTCATGCCGTTCCTCCGCGCGGCGGGCCCCGACGGATCCTTCGAGCGTGACTACCCGCTGCCCCCGTACTACCTCCCGGAGGCGGGGCCCGGCGGAGACCAGGTGCGCGGCATGCGGGAGAACCTGGGGTTCGAGGGGCTGGCGCTCTCCCCGGACGGCCGCACCCTCTCCGCGATCACCGAGAACGCGCTGGTGCAGGACGGGCCGGCCGCGGCCGCGGACACCCCGAGCCCCTCGCGGCTGCTGCAGCTCGACCGCGCCACCGGCGAAGTGGTCGGTGAGTACGTCTACCAGGCGGACCCGCTGCGGACCGCGGGCACGGCGATCGGCCCCACCGTCGCCGGCGTGTCCGCGATGACGCAGGTGGGGCCCGGCGCGTTCCTCACCGTGGAACGGAGCCTGGCGCTGCCCCGCGGGTTCGTCACCAGCATCTACCTGGCCACCACCGACGGCGCCACGGACGTCGCGGGCGCGAGCGCGCTCACCGGCGACGAGACGCCCATGAGCAAGACGAAGCTGTTCGAAACCGAGGGCATGATGGGCAACGTGGAGGGCATCACCCAGGGCCCGGACCTGCCCGACGGTGCCCGCACGCTGGTCCTCGTCGAGGACGACAACTTCGGGCGCGTCGGGTCCACCACGTTCCATGTCGTGCGCGTGGGGGCCTCGCCGGGCTTCTGA
- a CDS encoding universal stress protein, producing MGARGRGGFMGRLLGSVAAALPAHAACPVLVVRRRADGTARAERDYSGRIVVGVDASGAANPALASAADTAQRRKLPLVVVAVAGPDFDADSRAGDDPDAVRSVLAQCRDSVAASHPDVQATTVLEEGAPAEVLAGISATAETVVVGARGSGGFTAMRLGSTAHALLGHAQGPVLVVR from the coding sequence GTGGGTGCACGCGGGCGCGGCGGGTTCATGGGCCGGCTGCTGGGGTCGGTGGCCGCGGCGCTGCCCGCGCACGCCGCCTGCCCGGTCCTGGTGGTGCGGCGGCGCGCGGACGGCACTGCCCGGGCGGAACGGGATTACAGTGGCCGGATCGTGGTGGGCGTCGACGCCTCGGGTGCGGCCAACCCGGCCTTGGCTTCCGCCGCGGACACCGCACAGCGGCGGAAGCTGCCCCTGGTGGTCGTGGCGGTGGCGGGCCCCGACTTCGACGCGGATTCCCGGGCGGGCGACGACCCGGACGCCGTGCGCTCGGTCCTGGCGCAGTGCCGGGACTCGGTGGCCGCATCGCACCCCGACGTGCAGGCGACGACCGTGCTCGAGGAGGGGGCGCCCGCCGAGGTGCTCGCCGGCATCTCCGCGACGGCCGAGACCGTGGTGGTGGGCGCGCGGGGCAGCGGCGGGTTCACCGCGATGCGGCTCGGCTCCACGGCGCATGCGCTGCTGGGGCACGCGCAGGGGCCGGTGCTCGTGGTCCGGTGA
- a CDS encoding PaaI family thioesterase, with protein MTAEHSRTHTWADPADIAEARKGLTGLEFMERLHSGAIPYPPSGGALDFRIAALARGSVTLEAVPGEYQYNAVGTVHGGVLSAWLDSAMGYSIQSTLEVGEGFTTLDLTVRFIRGVTTETGPVRAVGKVEHRGGRTATARGELRDSDGALLASGTTTGMILR; from the coding sequence GTGACCGCTGAGCACTCGCGCACGCATACGTGGGCCGATCCCGCCGACATCGCCGAGGCCCGCAAGGGGCTGACCGGGCTGGAGTTCATGGAGCGCCTGCACTCCGGGGCGATCCCGTACCCGCCGTCGGGGGGCGCGCTGGACTTCCGGATCGCCGCGCTGGCCCGCGGGTCCGTGACCCTCGAGGCGGTGCCCGGCGAGTACCAGTACAACGCGGTGGGCACGGTGCACGGGGGCGTGCTCAGCGCGTGGCTGGACTCGGCGATGGGCTACTCGATCCAGTCCACCCTGGAGGTCGGCGAGGGGTTCACCACGCTGGATCTCACGGTCCGGTTCATCCGCGGGGTCACCACGGAGACGGGCCCGGTGCGGGCCGTGGGCAAAGTGGAGCACCGGGGCGGGCGCACCGCCACTGCGCGAGGCGAGTTGCGGGACAGCGACGGCGCCCTGCTGGCCTCGGGCACCACCACCGGGATGATCCTGCGCTGA
- a CDS encoding DUF559 domain-containing protein: protein MGENGEDGRARGATWIKTMAQLTEHESRSTVARRCRSGRYVQVLRGVYADAEPRGIDRCRAVSLWRADATFSHTTAAWLWGLIDEPELVHVTVPPSTQLRGPGWLAVTRRELPGPGSWAFDLPVVGIARAIVESVPLVDAQTAERIVDEYARSDEWYEELLECCRRDSGCRGVSLARRVVERAARRTASEAERVVARALGRAGYNLEVNKAIGRFWCDLVDEWSGVVVEIDGRGPHSERSVFRNDRRRQNRLVLDGWLVLRYAADDVFDDLDEVVREIIRTVATRRRSRRRTGAR, encoded by the coding sequence ATGGGGGAGAACGGGGAGGACGGGCGCGCCCGCGGCGCGACCTGGATCAAAACGATGGCGCAGCTCACCGAACACGAATCGCGCAGCACCGTCGCTCGCAGATGCCGCAGCGGCCGCTACGTGCAGGTGCTGCGCGGGGTGTATGCCGACGCCGAGCCGCGCGGGATCGACCGCTGCCGGGCGGTGAGCCTGTGGCGCGCGGACGCCACGTTCAGCCACACCACGGCGGCCTGGCTATGGGGACTGATCGACGAACCGGAGCTGGTGCACGTGACGGTGCCGCCGAGCACCCAACTACGCGGCCCCGGATGGCTCGCGGTCACCAGGAGGGAACTGCCCGGCCCGGGATCGTGGGCGTTCGACCTGCCGGTGGTGGGCATCGCCCGCGCGATCGTCGAGTCGGTGCCATTGGTGGACGCGCAGACCGCCGAGCGCATCGTGGACGAGTACGCACGCAGCGACGAGTGGTATGAGGAGCTGCTCGAATGCTGCCGGCGCGATTCCGGTTGCCGGGGGGTGTCGCTCGCGCGGCGAGTCGTCGAGCGGGCGGCGCGGCGCACCGCATCGGAGGCCGAGCGGGTGGTGGCGCGTGCACTGGGACGGGCCGGATACAACCTCGAGGTGAACAAGGCGATCGGCAGATTCTGGTGCGACCTGGTCGATGAGTGGTCCGGGGTCGTCGTGGAGATCGACGGGCGTGGCCCGCACAGCGAGCGCAGCGTGTTCCGGAATGACCGCCGGCGGCAGAATCGGCTGGTCCTGGACGGTTGGCTCGTGCTCCGCTATGCCGCGGACGACGTTTTCGACGATCTCGATGAGGTCGTGCGCGAGATCATACGGACTGTCGCAACACGGCGGCGAAGCCGGCGCAGGACCGGAGCGCGCTGA
- a CDS encoding Rieske 2Fe-2S domain-containing protein, whose amino-acid sequence MQVTSVGHAGFHIQTGAGSILCDPWVNPAYFASWFPFPDNTGLNWAALGDCDYLYVSHLHKDHFDPQLLREHVNKDATVLLPAYPVPDLKRELEALGFHKFYETEDSVKHTVTGPKGVLDIMIIALRAPADGPLGDSALVVSDGTTTAFNMNDARPVDLDVVGENFGRIDVHMLQYSGAIWYPWVYEMSERTQRAHGEQKRQRQMDRARSYVETVGALHVIPSAGPPVFLDDDLRFLNDDAGDPANIFPDQTVFLGELEKHGIDGGILMIPGTTAEFDHDSVTVTHPIPDSQVQKIFTDKAAYIEDMATRMAPVIAAEKAAWAPAAGESLYEPLRALFEPIMKQTDQISEGIGYPVALQMTEDGEIVETVVLDFPERTVRPRKEVERRFRYGFTMDRSLVRTVLRDDEPDWVNSIFLSIRFRTWRIGGYNEYLYTFFKCLTDERIAYADGWFAEGKDDSDTIELGDWQMQRRCPHLKADLSKFGVIEGTTLTCNMHGWQWDLETGRCKTSRGHELRCAPLEGGQGAEDSAENAAD is encoded by the coding sequence GTGCAGGTCACCAGCGTCGGACATGCCGGCTTTCACATCCAGACGGGGGCAGGCTCGATCCTGTGCGACCCGTGGGTGAATCCCGCATACTTCGCATCCTGGTTCCCGTTCCCGGACAACACCGGGCTCAACTGGGCCGCACTGGGCGACTGCGACTACCTCTACGTCTCCCACCTGCACAAAGACCACTTCGACCCGCAGCTGCTGCGCGAGCACGTCAACAAGGACGCCACCGTGCTGCTGCCGGCCTACCCGGTGCCGGACCTCAAACGCGAACTCGAGGCGCTGGGCTTCCACAAGTTCTACGAAACCGAGGACTCGGTCAAGCACACGGTCACCGGCCCCAAGGGCGTGCTGGACATCATGATCATCGCCCTGCGCGCGCCCGCCGACGGGCCGCTGGGCGACTCGGCGCTGGTCGTCTCCGACGGCACCACCACCGCGTTCAACATGAACGACGCCCGCCCGGTGGACCTGGACGTGGTGGGCGAGAACTTCGGCCGCATCGACGTGCACATGCTCCAGTACTCGGGCGCCATCTGGTACCCGTGGGTGTACGAGATGTCCGAGCGCACCCAACGCGCCCACGGCGAACAGAAGCGCCAGCGGCAGATGGACCGGGCCCGCAGCTACGTCGAGACCGTGGGCGCCCTGCACGTGATCCCCTCCGCCGGGCCGCCGGTGTTCCTCGATGACGACCTGCGCTTCCTCAACGACGACGCCGGCGACCCGGCCAACATCTTCCCGGACCAGACGGTGTTCCTCGGCGAACTCGAAAAGCACGGCATCGACGGCGGAATCCTCATGATCCCGGGCACCACCGCGGAGTTCGACCACGACTCGGTGACGGTCACCCACCCGATCCCCGATTCGCAGGTGCAGAAGATCTTCACCGACAAGGCCGCCTACATCGAGGACATGGCCACCCGGATGGCCCCGGTGATCGCGGCGGAGAAGGCCGCCTGGGCCCCCGCCGCGGGCGAGTCGCTCTACGAGCCGCTGCGCGCGCTGTTCGAGCCCATCATGAAGCAGACCGACCAGATCAGCGAGGGCATCGGCTACCCGGTGGCGCTGCAGATGACCGAGGACGGCGAGATCGTCGAGACGGTGGTCCTCGACTTCCCCGAGCGCACCGTGCGCCCGCGCAAGGAGGTGGAGCGCCGCTTCCGCTACGGGTTCACCATGGACCGCTCGCTGGTGCGGACCGTGCTGCGCGACGACGAGCCCGACTGGGTCAACTCGATCTTCCTGTCCATCCGGTTCCGCACCTGGCGCATCGGCGGATACAACGAGTACCTGTACACGTTCTTCAAGTGCCTCACCGACGAGCGCATCGCTTACGCGGACGGCTGGTTCGCCGAGGGCAAGGACGATTCCGACACCATCGAGCTCGGCGATTGGCAGATGCAGCGCCGGTGCCCGCACTTGAAGGCCGACCTGTCCAAGTTCGGCGTCATCGAGGGCACCACGCTCACCTGCAACATGCACGGGTGGCAGTGGGACCTGGAGACCGGGCGGTGCAAGACCTCCCGCGGGCACGAACTGCGGTGCGCGCCGCTCGAGGGCGGGCAGGGCGCGGAGGATTCGGCCGAGAACGCCGCAGACTGA
- a CDS encoding lysophospholipid acyltransferase family protein → MEPVYGSVIRLAKGVFAFEGLRFTRTGSRNIPADGGAVITINHTGYMDFTYAGYAAFDVHRFIRFMAKKEVFDHKVSGPLMRGMRHIPVDRTSGGGSYAEAVERLRAGELVGVFPEATISRSFELKEFKTGAARMALEAGVPIVPVVIWGSQRVWTKGHPKNLGRTNLPILIRTGAQIAPEGTPEELTARVKAAMARILDELRAEYAAEFGPYPAGAYWVPRSLGGGAPTLEEATALDEADTAARTARREAEARRAAGDPRAVAGRSGRDDEAGVRGRLRAAKARRAAARRKRKGPEVW, encoded by the coding sequence GTGGAACCTGTCTACGGCTCGGTCATCCGTCTCGCCAAGGGAGTCTTCGCCTTCGAGGGGCTCCGGTTCACCCGCACCGGGTCGCGGAACATCCCGGCGGACGGCGGCGCGGTGATCACGATCAACCACACCGGCTACATGGACTTCACCTACGCGGGTTACGCGGCCTTCGACGTGCACCGGTTCATCCGGTTCATGGCGAAGAAGGAGGTGTTCGACCACAAGGTGTCGGGTCCGTTGATGCGCGGCATGCGGCATATCCCGGTGGACCGGACCAGCGGGGGCGGCTCCTATGCCGAGGCGGTGGAGCGCCTGCGGGCCGGCGAGCTGGTGGGCGTGTTCCCGGAGGCGACGATCAGCCGCAGCTTCGAGCTCAAGGAGTTCAAGACGGGTGCGGCGCGCATGGCGCTCGAGGCCGGTGTGCCGATCGTGCCGGTGGTCATCTGGGGTTCGCAGCGCGTGTGGACCAAGGGGCACCCGAAGAACCTGGGCCGGACCAACCTGCCGATCCTCATCCGCACCGGGGCACAGATCGCCCCGGAGGGCACGCCGGAGGAGCTCACCGCCCGGGTGAAGGCGGCCATGGCGCGCATCCTCGACGAGCTGCGCGCCGAGTACGCCGCCGAGTTCGGGCCGTACCCGGCGGGCGCCTACTGGGTGCCGCGGTCCCTCGGCGGCGGCGCACCCACGCTGGAGGAGGCCACCGCGCTGGACGAGGCGGACACCGCGGCGCGCACGGCGCGCCGCGAGGCGGAGGCCCGGCGCGCCGCAGGGGACCCTCGGGCGGTCGCCGGACGGTCGGGGCGGGATGATGAGGCGGGTGTGCGGGGTCGGCTGCGCGCGGCGAAGGCGCGCCGCGCGGCCGCGCGCAGGAAGAGGAAGGGCCCGGAAGTCTGGTGA